The following are from one region of the Archangium lipolyticum genome:
- a CDS encoding sensor histidine kinase — protein MNKPFDEAPEEPVTWEALRDAIIGLGERSIRKSYYGALQERITELARFRTLLDETQEAIIVTELPTLRVVDANRKGLWMLGASSTAQLCQPLESFFASHEWRMLEACVHPSGREPRPGPGLLSLQREGEERVLELSIRQDTFGQRQYLVIIARDVTERMRIEQALRAAKEEAEAAARAKAQFLGIASHELRTPLTSLMLLLQQGARRTGQEARGGELFNRMLRLARRLAVLVEDLLEVSRLEHDQIVMRPTHIDLRALVADVVADFRTRAPDRHFSLRLPSEPAYVEADTTRVVQVLSNLLENADKYSREGAPVEVRLERMEGMARVWVSDQGPVIPEDQRALLFTPFGRLREVGQDSPGLGLGLYISRQLAELQGGQLRLEPADGRGTTFTFSLPLVSRPDRGDADQELAPVQPTAS, from the coding sequence ATGAACAAGCCTTTTGATGAAGCGCCTGAAGAGCCCGTGACCTGGGAGGCGCTGCGAGACGCCATCATCGGGCTTGGCGAGCGCTCGATTCGCAAGAGCTACTACGGCGCGCTGCAGGAGCGCATCACGGAGCTTGCTCGCTTCCGGACGCTGCTCGACGAGACCCAGGAGGCCATCATCGTCACGGAGTTGCCCACCCTCCGGGTCGTGGACGCCAACCGGAAGGGGCTGTGGATGCTCGGTGCTTCCAGCACCGCTCAGCTCTGCCAGCCGCTCGAATCCTTCTTCGCTTCGCACGAGTGGCGCATGCTCGAGGCGTGCGTCCACCCGAGCGGGAGGGAGCCCAGACCGGGCCCGGGACTGCTGTCGCTCCAGCGAGAGGGCGAGGAGCGGGTGCTCGAGCTCTCCATCCGCCAGGATACGTTCGGCCAGCGCCAATACCTGGTCATCATCGCCCGCGATGTCACGGAGCGGATGAGAATCGAGCAGGCGCTCCGTGCGGCGAAGGAGGAGGCGGAGGCGGCGGCTCGAGCGAAGGCGCAGTTCCTCGGCATCGCGTCCCATGAGTTGCGTACTCCCCTCACTTCCCTGATGCTCCTGCTGCAGCAGGGGGCCCGGCGGACCGGGCAGGAGGCCCGTGGAGGCGAGCTGTTCAACCGGATGCTCCGCCTGGCCCGCCGGCTCGCCGTCCTGGTCGAGGATCTGCTCGAGGTCTCCCGCCTGGAGCACGATCAGATCGTCATGAGGCCCACGCACATCGATCTGCGAGCGCTCGTGGCCGATGTGGTGGCGGACTTCCGCACCCGTGCGCCCGACCGGCATTTCAGTCTTCGACTGCCTTCGGAACCAGCGTACGTCGAGGCGGACACCACCCGCGTCGTGCAGGTGCTCTCGAATCTCCTGGAGAACGCTGACAAGTACTCACGCGAAGGAGCTCCCGTCGAGGTCCGTCTCGAGAGGATGGAAGGGATGGCTCGCGTGTGGGTGAGCGACCAGGGGCCGGTCATCCCCGAGGATCAACGCGCCCTGCTCTTCACGCCCTTCGGGCGCCTGAGGGAAGTGGGACAGGACTCTCCGGGGCTCGGACTGGGTCTCTACATTTCCCGCCAGCTCGCCGAGCTCCAGGGAGGACAGCTGCGTCTGGAGCCGGCGGATGGCCGAGGCACGACCTTCACCTTCTCCCTGCCACTCGTCTCCAGGCCGGACCGCGGGGATGCTGACCAGGAGCTCGCCCCCGTTCAGCCGACAGCGAGCTGA
- a CDS encoding DJ-1/PfpI family protein codes for MQHVAPTACAVVVVYHGESPPEHRTNRRAAAHVRRLASICTGAFLLAEAGLLSGKRVTTHCRHPRFIRADLLEQGRGGRGPGLSDTRQRSAARVPLVSGARSEHPG; via the coding sequence CTGCAGCATGTAGCGCCGACTGCTTGTGCTGTCGTGGTGGTCTACCACGGAGAGAGCCCACCCGAGCATAGGACGAACAGGCGCGCTGCCGCGCATGTGCGGCGCCTCGCGTCCATCTGCACCGGCGCCTTCCTCCTCGCCGAGGCGGGGCTGCTCTCCGGCAAGCGCGTCACCACGCACTGCCGTCACCCTCGGTTCATCCGCGCCGATCTGCTCGAGCAGGGGCGGGGAGGGAGGGGGCCAGGCCTCAGCGATACTCGACAGCGCTCGGCTGCACGAGTCCCTCTCGTGTCAGGCGCTCGAAGCGAGCATCCAGGATGA
- a CDS encoding LysR family transcriptional regulator, protein MKTVLFQQLHVFLAVARLQSFRGAARELGVSTAAVSQSVRQLEEQLRVVLLNRTSRSVALTDAGRRLVEEAGPGLAQAAAALHGASAQPGEAVGRLKLSVPRAAVPLLIEPVLPAFRARFPRVEVDVVVEQRLVDIVAEGYDAGVRLSETIERDMVQVRLTDAFRFVVVGAPAYFEKHGPPERPEDLLRHECIVLRSQTTGTPYAWELERGSRTWRVPVHGGVATNDEMTGVALAAKGVGLAYALEPAIQEHLHSGRLVRVLEDYAPTVPGFFLYYPSRAQRSKPLRLFIEVAKELAGRTS, encoded by the coding sequence ATGAAGACTGTCCTCTTCCAGCAGCTCCACGTGTTCCTTGCCGTCGCGCGTCTCCAGAGCTTTCGTGGCGCGGCGCGCGAGCTCGGCGTCTCCACGGCCGCCGTGAGCCAGTCGGTGCGGCAGCTGGAGGAGCAACTGCGCGTGGTCCTGCTCAACCGCACCTCGCGCAGCGTGGCCCTGACGGACGCGGGACGGCGGCTGGTGGAGGAGGCCGGTCCGGGCCTTGCCCAAGCGGCTGCCGCCCTCCACGGGGCCTCGGCCCAGCCCGGGGAAGCCGTCGGACGGCTGAAGCTGTCCGTGCCACGAGCGGCGGTGCCCCTCCTCATCGAGCCCGTGCTGCCAGCATTCCGGGCGCGATTCCCCCGCGTGGAGGTGGACGTCGTCGTCGAACAGCGCCTCGTCGACATCGTCGCGGAGGGCTACGACGCCGGCGTGCGCCTGAGCGAGACCATCGAGCGCGACATGGTGCAGGTGCGCCTGACCGACGCGTTCCGCTTCGTGGTGGTGGGTGCACCGGCCTACTTCGAGAAGCACGGCCCCCCGGAGCGCCCCGAGGACCTGCTCCGGCACGAATGCATTGTCCTGCGCTCACAGACGACCGGGACTCCCTATGCCTGGGAGCTGGAGCGCGGAAGCAGGACCTGGCGCGTCCCGGTGCACGGCGGTGTCGCCACCAACGACGAGATGACCGGCGTGGCGCTCGCCGCCAAGGGGGTGGGGTTGGCGTACGCCCTGGAGCCAGCCATCCAGGAGCATCTGCATTCCGGACGCCTCGTGCGGGTGCTGGAGGACTACGCGCCCACCGTGCCTGGCTTCTTCCTCTACTACCCCAGCCGCGCACAGCGCTCGAAGCCCCTGCGCCTCTTCATCGAGGTAGCCAAGGAGCTGGCCGGCAGGACGAGCTGA
- a CDS encoding MFS transporter — protein sequence MPKGGRAPEGPLPTKALGIKADVELVRAQAPAPRSASWGAVFALTLCVSTLVASEFMPVSLLTPIASDLHLSEGRAGQAIAVSGLFAVLTSLFIASAARSVDRRKLLLSLTGVMLASGLVTALAPSFTVLMLGRALIGIVIGGFWSLSAATVMRLVPEGDVPRALAVLNGGNALATTIAAPLGSFLGQYIGWRGAFFAVVPLAAITLVWQFFTLPPMPTERAAPPPSTFAVLRRPKALWGILAVTLFFMGQFALFTYLRPFLETVTRVGVSTLSLVLLGMGTAGLLGTYLIGFLVARRLSAVLIAAPVAMAVIAVALVVFGRSLAATAVLLVGWGLIGTAAPVAWWTWLSRTLPRDAEAGGGLMVAAIQLAITVGASLGGLLFDRSGYQSTYVVSAALLGGAALLAIRASRDACVGDAEVRMASLKSAAWKKA from the coding sequence GTGCCGAAGGGGGGGCGAGCCCCCGAGGGGCCCCTCCCTACCAAGGCCCTTGGCATCAAGGCGGACGTCGAGCTGGTGCGTGCCCAGGCGCCGGCCCCGCGCTCCGCGTCATGGGGCGCCGTGTTCGCGCTCACCCTGTGCGTCTCGACGCTCGTCGCGTCCGAGTTCATGCCGGTGAGCCTCCTGACGCCCATCGCGTCGGACCTCCACCTGAGCGAAGGCCGCGCCGGCCAGGCGATTGCCGTGTCCGGCCTCTTCGCCGTGCTGACGAGCCTCTTCATCGCGTCCGCGGCCAGGTCCGTCGACCGCCGGAAGCTGCTCCTCAGCCTCACCGGCGTGATGCTGGCTTCGGGCCTCGTGACCGCCCTGGCGCCGAGCTTCACCGTGCTCATGCTGGGCCGTGCGCTCATCGGCATCGTCATCGGCGGCTTCTGGTCGTTGTCGGCGGCCACCGTCATGCGGCTGGTCCCCGAGGGCGACGTGCCGCGTGCGCTCGCCGTGCTGAACGGTGGCAACGCGCTGGCCACCACCATCGCGGCGCCGCTCGGCAGCTTCCTGGGCCAGTACATCGGGTGGCGTGGTGCGTTCTTCGCGGTCGTTCCTCTCGCGGCCATCACCCTCGTGTGGCAGTTCTTCACCTTGCCCCCAATGCCCACGGAGCGCGCCGCTCCGCCTCCGAGCACGTTCGCCGTCCTTCGACGCCCCAAGGCGCTGTGGGGCATTCTGGCGGTCACGCTCTTCTTCATGGGCCAGTTCGCTCTCTTCACGTACCTGCGTCCCTTCCTGGAGACGGTCACGCGGGTCGGGGTGTCCACCCTCTCGCTGGTCCTGTTGGGGATGGGCACCGCTGGGCTCCTGGGCACGTATCTCATCGGGTTCCTCGTGGCCAGGCGGCTGTCCGCGGTGCTCATCGCCGCGCCGGTGGCGATGGCCGTCATCGCCGTTGCGCTCGTCGTCTTCGGCCGGTCCCTCGCGGCAACGGCCGTCCTCCTTGTGGGGTGGGGGCTCATCGGCACGGCGGCGCCGGTCGCATGGTGGACGTGGCTCAGCCGCACGCTGCCGCGCGACGCGGAGGCTGGAGGCGGCCTCATGGTCGCAGCCATTCAGCTCGCCATCACGGTTGGCGCCTCGCTCGGAGGGCTGCTGTTCGACCGTAGCGGCTACCAGAGCACGTACGTGGTGAGCGCCGCACTGCTCGGGGGAGCGGCCCTCTTGGCCATCCGGGCGTCGAGGGATGCCTGCGTTGGCGATGCCGAGGTCCGCATGGCATCGCTGAAGAGCGCCGCCTGGAAGAAGGCGTGA
- a CDS encoding alpha/beta hydrolase — MKTMKKMKPPLATHRRSLLGALLLSSFSALVACASPSASVARPTPGLPSGDTTNGAANFYTSDRVTVQKVVFKNQYKMNVVGNLFVPKDLNRGAKNPAIVVGHPMGAVKEQSANLYATKMAERGFVTLSLDLSFWGESDGQPRNAVAPDIYAEDFSAAVDFLRTQPFVNRERIGALGICGSGSFVISAAKIDPRIKAIATVSMYDMGAANRNGLRHSVTLEQRKKFLEEAALQRDVEFAGGETRYTSGTPEELSDKSTAIDREFYDFYRTSRGHRPNTTTHPTLSSNTRFMNFYPFTDIETISPRPMLFITGENAHSREFSDEAYRLAGDPKELVIVPGAGHVDLYDRVNLIPFDKLTTFFQNNLK; from the coding sequence ATGAAGACGATGAAGAAAATGAAACCGCCCCTCGCGACCCACCGACGTTCCTTGCTCGGTGCACTTCTGCTCAGTTCATTCTCCGCACTGGTGGCCTGCGCATCGCCCTCGGCATCGGTGGCGCGTCCAACGCCGGGCCTCCCGTCTGGGGATACGACCAACGGTGCGGCCAACTTCTACACGAGCGACAGGGTCACCGTTCAGAAGGTCGTCTTCAAGAACCAATACAAGATGAATGTCGTAGGGAACCTGTTCGTTCCCAAGGACCTGAATCGCGGCGCGAAGAATCCGGCGATCGTCGTCGGACATCCCATGGGTGCGGTCAAGGAGCAGAGCGCGAACCTGTACGCCACGAAGATGGCAGAGCGGGGATTCGTCACCCTGTCCTTGGACCTGTCTTTTTGGGGCGAGAGTGACGGCCAACCCCGCAATGCTGTTGCGCCGGACATCTATGCCGAGGACTTCAGCGCCGCTGTGGACTTCCTGCGCACCCAGCCGTTTGTCAACAGGGAGCGGATTGGCGCCCTCGGAATTTGCGGCAGCGGGAGCTTCGTCATCAGTGCGGCCAAGATCGATCCGCGCATCAAGGCCATCGCAACAGTCAGCATGTACGACATGGGCGCTGCCAACCGCAACGGGCTCAGGCATTCGGTGACCCTCGAGCAGAGAAAGAAGTTCCTCGAGGAGGCAGCGCTTCAGCGCGATGTGGAGTTCGCGGGTGGTGAAACCAGATATACGAGCGGGACGCCCGAAGAGCTGAGTGACAAGTCAACTGCGATTGATCGCGAGTTCTACGACTTCTACCGGACTTCGCGGGGTCATCGCCCGAACACCACGACGCATCCGACGCTCAGCAGCAACACCAGGTTCATGAACTTCTACCCGTTCACGGACATCGAGACGATCTCTCCTCGTCCGATGCTCTTCATCACGGGCGAGAACGCTCATTCCAGAGAGTTCAGCGACGAGGCCTACCGGCTTGCCGGTGACCCCAAGGAACTGGTCATTGTGCCTGGTGCTGGTCACGTGGATCTTTACGATCGTGTCAACCTCATTCCTTTCGACAAGTTGACCACGTTCTTCCAGAACAATCTGAAGTGA
- a CDS encoding LysE family translocator has translation MGWKTYLLFVTTTWVVCLVPGPAALLVTVQAAGRGLRGAYWAIVGIALANAVYFALSATGLATLVVASATLFNLIKWGGVAYLFYLGLLALSSRAGAVTLSSERPPAGSGLAAFRQALIVELGNPKALLYFVALLPQFVDVQRPIVPQMLLYGLTTILLDLSAYSVYAWLGSRTQRFLSSPRFVKVTNRAAGSLLVVAGVMMAAVRQG, from the coding sequence ATGGGTTGGAAAACGTATCTGTTGTTCGTGACCACCACCTGGGTGGTCTGTCTGGTCCCCGGCCCGGCCGCGCTGCTGGTCACCGTGCAGGCGGCGGGGCGCGGGCTGCGCGGCGCTTACTGGGCGATCGTCGGCATCGCGCTGGCCAACGCCGTCTACTTCGCCTTGTCGGCCACCGGCCTCGCCACCCTGGTGGTCGCCAGCGCTACCCTGTTCAACCTGATCAAGTGGGGGGGCGTCGCCTATCTGTTCTACCTGGGCCTGTTGGCGCTGAGCAGCCGGGCCGGCGCGGTCACTCTCAGCAGCGAGCGCCCGCCGGCAGGCAGTGGGCTGGCCGCCTTCCGCCAGGCGCTGATCGTGGAGCTGGGCAATCCCAAGGCGTTGCTGTACTTCGTGGCCCTGCTGCCGCAGTTCGTGGACGTGCAGCGGCCGATCGTGCCGCAGATGCTGCTCTACGGCCTCACCACCATCCTGCTCGATCTGTCCGCTTACAGCGTCTACGCTTGGCTGGGCTCGCGCACCCAGCGCTTCCTGTCCAGCCCGCGCTTCGTGAAGGTCACCAACCGCGCCGCCGGCAGCCTGCTGGTGGTCGCCGGGGTGATGATGGCAGCGGTGCGGCAGGGCTGA
- a CDS encoding prenyltransferase/squalene oxidase repeat-containing protein, translating into MNHDEKVLSFLEKRLTRNGLFVEVGESAPTVESIRFGLDTMASIDKEVDESVRRSSAAYLLECLLPDGGFAISARSTQSKLSSTYYAVRLFELKRVDGGLPDRHRTSEWIIGQLFDGAGIAESVNVDELYYAARALQLMAAPELDHSRIDTVVRYIKRCCSPAGGFGLSPGAPADIERTYCCLHMLQTLGHLHDPEKHAKWVSSCIIGGQVYWDPSGAKVSPATFYWGLRAASIAGAEVAWSDVASAIRNFEKEDGGYGDEAGSQL; encoded by the coding sequence ATGAATCATGACGAGAAGGTGCTTTCGTTCCTCGAGAAGAGGCTGACGCGGAACGGCCTGTTTGTAGAAGTTGGCGAGAGCGCTCCCACTGTAGAGTCCATTCGATTTGGCCTTGACACGATGGCGAGCATCGACAAGGAGGTTGACGAAAGTGTGCGCCGGAGCTCCGCTGCCTATCTGTTGGAATGCCTGCTCCCGGATGGGGGCTTCGCCATCAGTGCCCGTAGCACACAGTCGAAGCTGTCATCTACCTATTACGCAGTGAGGTTGTTCGAGCTCAAGCGAGTCGACGGTGGGTTGCCCGATCGCCACCGGACCAGTGAATGGATTATCGGGCAGCTGTTTGATGGGGCCGGGATTGCGGAGTCGGTCAATGTGGATGAGCTTTATTACGCGGCGAGGGCATTGCAGTTGATGGCCGCTCCGGAGCTCGACCATTCGAGGATCGACACCGTAGTGCGCTACATCAAGCGCTGCTGCTCTCCTGCTGGTGGCTTTGGCTTGTCTCCCGGAGCTCCAGCGGACATCGAGAGAACCTACTGTTGCCTGCACATGCTCCAGACGCTCGGTCACCTCCACGATCCGGAGAAGCACGCGAAGTGGGTTTCGTCATGCATCATCGGTGGTCAAGTGTATTGGGATCCATCTGGTGCGAAGGTCTCGCCAGCCACGTTTTACTGGGGGCTCCGCGCTGCATCGATTGCTGGAGCTGAGGTTGCCTGGTCGGATGTAGCGAGCGCCATTCGTAACTTCGAGAAGGAGGATGGTGGATACGGCGATGAGGCCGGCTCGCAGCTCTGA
- a CDS encoding tryptophan synthase subunit alpha, with protein sequence MLDEKFTRAKNVGRLALGIYLIPGFPTWEASREAVELAEAMGVDFIEFPILGAGQWSARTGDTIAKVLARNHGRLIRLDDPMRRWLEPISVGVGVVYDGAWPEPMRWSADAHFLERASALLLEPDVGELHERAEQAIAWGKPLITTVDGRQPECSPTERRMLTIAQGFVYMSLGARTGERSSSTEMMRTKVSAIRAMGCTLPVCAAFGISNAGDVAEIRAAMCDGVIIGSAAIRTLERGGRAFERWLGTIIDACAWN encoded by the coding sequence TTGCTTGACGAGAAGTTCACCCGGGCGAAGAATGTTGGTCGTCTGGCGCTCGGCATCTATTTGATCCCCGGTTTTCCCACGTGGGAGGCGAGCCGGGAAGCGGTCGAGCTGGCCGAGGCAATGGGGGTCGACTTCATTGAGTTCCCCATCCTTGGAGCGGGTCAATGGTCCGCGCGTACGGGAGATACAATCGCGAAGGTGCTCGCGCGGAATCACGGGAGGTTGATCCGGTTGGATGACCCGATGCGGAGGTGGCTCGAGCCTATTTCCGTTGGGGTCGGCGTCGTCTATGACGGCGCGTGGCCTGAGCCGATGCGGTGGAGCGCGGATGCCCACTTCCTTGAACGTGCCAGCGCACTCCTGCTCGAACCGGATGTCGGTGAGTTGCATGAGCGCGCCGAGCAGGCAATTGCATGGGGCAAGCCGTTGATCACCACGGTGGATGGCCGGCAACCGGAGTGCAGTCCCACCGAGCGCAGAATGCTTACAATCGCCCAGGGATTCGTCTACATGAGTCTCGGAGCGAGGACAGGTGAGCGGAGCAGTAGCACCGAAATGATGCGGACGAAGGTGTCGGCGATCCGCGCAATGGGTTGCACACTTCCGGTATGTGCGGCCTTTGGGATCAGCAACGCGGGGGACGTTGCCGAGATTCGCGCCGCGATGTGCGACGGCGTGATCATTGGCAGCGCCGCAATCAGGACCCTCGAACGTGGAGGGCGCGCGTTCGAGCGATGGCTTGGAACAATTATTGACGCATGCGCCTGGAACTAG
- a CDS encoding aldo/keto reductase, which yields MEYRKLGHSGLKVSSLCLGTMTFGEADENSFLHQVGSDEKTSFAIMDRALEAGINFWDTADVYGNDGLTERVIGNWFAQSQKRNQVVLATKFRFRMAKGPNGAGASRYRIRTTVEESLRRLKTDRIDLYQVHMQDNDTPEEETLRALDDLVHQGKVLYLGASNYAAYRLVDSLWMSRSQHLSRFVTLQAQYSLVSRELEREHVPLCEQFGLGILPYSPLASGFLSGKYRKGQPPPEASRLAKWKDRLSQFDTPRHWRVLEAVDAVAAELKSTPAQVSLAWVLRKRAITSVIFGARSVQQLEDNLKAAELKLDDAQLKRLDEASATELGYPYDFLHRIMGRW from the coding sequence ATGGAGTACCGCAAGCTGGGCCACAGCGGCCTGAAGGTATCGAGCCTGTGTCTGGGCACCATGACGTTCGGTGAGGCGGACGAGAACTCGTTCCTGCATCAGGTGGGGTCCGACGAGAAGACGTCCTTCGCCATCATGGACCGCGCCCTGGAGGCGGGCATCAACTTCTGGGACACGGCCGATGTGTACGGCAACGACGGGCTCACCGAGCGCGTCATCGGCAACTGGTTCGCCCAATCCCAGAAGCGAAATCAGGTGGTGCTGGCCACCAAGTTCCGCTTCCGCATGGCCAAGGGGCCCAATGGCGCAGGGGCCTCGCGCTACCGCATCCGCACCACCGTGGAGGAGAGCCTGCGCCGGCTGAAGACGGACCGGATTGATCTCTACCAGGTGCACATGCAGGACAACGACACGCCAGAGGAGGAGACGCTCCGGGCGCTGGATGACCTGGTGCACCAGGGCAAGGTGCTCTACCTGGGCGCGAGCAACTACGCGGCGTACCGGCTGGTGGACAGCCTCTGGATGAGCCGCTCGCAGCACCTCTCGCGCTTCGTGACGCTGCAGGCCCAGTACAGCCTGGTGTCGCGCGAGTTGGAGCGCGAGCACGTGCCGCTGTGCGAACAGTTCGGCCTGGGCATCCTGCCGTACTCGCCGCTGGCCAGCGGGTTCCTGTCCGGCAAGTACCGCAAGGGGCAGCCGCCGCCGGAGGCCTCGCGGCTGGCGAAGTGGAAGGACCGGCTCTCGCAGTTCGACACGCCGCGCCATTGGCGGGTGCTGGAGGCCGTGGACGCGGTGGCCGCCGAGCTGAAGTCCACCCCGGCCCAGGTGTCCCTGGCATGGGTACTGCGCAAGCGCGCCATCACCTCCGTCATCTTCGGAGCGCGCAGCGTGCAGCAGCTCGAGGACAACCTGAAGGCCGCCGAGCTGAAGCTGGATGACGCCCAGCTCAAGCGCCTGGACGAGGCGAGCGCCACGGAGCTCGGCTACCCGTACGATTTCCTCCACCGCATCATGGGCCGCTGGTAA
- a CDS encoding lipoxygenase family protein: MSLFTPPILPQNDTPENRASRAQTLAQKQTQYVYDYPAIVAGLPMAAAPIPVDISLDWALKLAETVILLGENFVDALLPNLFSFDVQIPIKLGQGNSGATTTAVYTEAAPPEASVFDASLKHPELEKRDVLAFQSLLSNARKDLAGLAQNAHARKVTRPPTGSPGGHGGLDTLAQEGKSMIDKAIGQDAKSIESWLSQLARSVLDFVLTKAGLYGRATDLQDYDAQFRKVALPWTAGVYLTDEAFAALRVAGPNAGILQRATLEDLSRLLPSDEQFQRITGETGWTRQQAVEAGHLYLVDYKALAELVPGTTPQQKYVFAPKALFYVPRLGEGRGSLRPVSIQIGQDASSPIFYPDGGLAWMLAKTCVNIADGNYHELISHLGLTHLLTEPFVLATERQLDPQHPLYVLLTPHFAGTLFINYSAQTSLITQGGPVDMLLAGTIDSSNQVAANAVKAVRYNESFFPEKLARQGIDSLEALPDYPYRDDALALWKAIHGWVSDYTALYYSGDMDVVGDYELQAWVQELVSAGHLQDIGEAAPGQTPCISTLDYLCKLLTQVIFTASVEHAAVNFPQRTAMSYTPAIPLAGFAAFPGPTTSGAEATQLLDLLPPLNQSILQQAVLAGLGNVYYTVLGQYGGQLSDPRALLVLGKFQRTLQSIEKHIQAANTVGGRTLYTTLLPSAIPQSINI, translated from the coding sequence ATGAGCCTGTTCACCCCGCCCATCCTGCCGCAGAACGATACCCCGGAGAACCGCGCGAGCCGGGCGCAGACGCTGGCCCAGAAGCAGACCCAGTACGTGTATGACTATCCAGCCATCGTCGCCGGGCTGCCCATGGCGGCGGCGCCCATCCCCGTGGACATCTCGCTCGACTGGGCCCTCAAGCTCGCCGAGACGGTCATCCTGCTGGGAGAGAACTTCGTGGATGCGCTGTTGCCCAACCTCTTCAGCTTCGACGTGCAGATCCCCATCAAGCTCGGCCAGGGGAACTCGGGCGCGACCACGACCGCCGTCTACACCGAGGCCGCTCCCCCGGAGGCGAGCGTGTTCGACGCCTCGCTGAAGCACCCGGAGCTCGAAAAGCGCGACGTCCTGGCCTTCCAGTCCCTGCTGAGCAATGCGCGCAAGGATCTGGCGGGGCTCGCCCAGAACGCGCATGCACGCAAGGTCACGCGTCCGCCGACAGGCTCTCCGGGCGGCCACGGGGGGCTCGACACGCTCGCGCAAGAGGGGAAGTCGATGATTGACAAGGCCATCGGGCAGGATGCCAAGAGCATCGAGTCCTGGCTGTCCCAGCTGGCCAGGTCCGTGCTCGACTTCGTGCTGACGAAGGCGGGCCTCTACGGGCGCGCCACGGATCTCCAGGACTACGACGCGCAGTTTCGCAAGGTGGCGCTGCCGTGGACCGCGGGCGTGTACCTCACGGACGAGGCGTTCGCCGCGCTGCGTGTCGCCGGCCCCAACGCGGGCATCCTTCAGCGGGCGACCCTCGAGGATCTCTCGCGCCTGCTGCCCTCGGATGAGCAGTTCCAGCGCATCACGGGCGAGACGGGGTGGACGCGCCAGCAGGCCGTGGAAGCCGGGCACCTGTACCTCGTGGACTACAAGGCGCTCGCGGAGCTGGTGCCGGGCACCACGCCCCAGCAGAAGTACGTGTTCGCCCCCAAGGCCCTCTTCTATGTGCCGCGCCTGGGTGAGGGCCGGGGCTCGCTGCGCCCCGTGTCCATCCAGATCGGGCAGGACGCGAGCAGCCCCATCTTCTACCCGGACGGAGGGCTCGCGTGGATGCTCGCCAAGACGTGCGTCAACATCGCGGATGGCAACTACCACGAGCTCATCAGCCACCTGGGACTCACACACCTGCTCACCGAGCCGTTCGTGCTCGCCACCGAGCGGCAGCTCGACCCTCAGCATCCGCTCTACGTGCTGCTCACCCCGCACTTCGCGGGCACGCTGTTCATCAACTACAGCGCGCAGACCTCGCTCATCACCCAAGGGGGGCCGGTGGACATGCTCCTGGCGGGCACCATCGACTCGTCCAACCAGGTGGCGGCCAACGCCGTGAAGGCGGTACGCTACAACGAGTCGTTCTTCCCCGAGAAGCTCGCACGCCAGGGCATCGACTCGCTGGAGGCGCTGCCCGACTACCCCTACCGCGATGACGCGCTGGCCCTCTGGAAGGCCATCCACGGTTGGGTATCCGATTACACCGCGCTCTACTACTCCGGGGACATGGACGTGGTGGGCGACTACGAGTTGCAGGCCTGGGTGCAGGAGCTGGTGAGCGCCGGGCATCTGCAGGACATCGGCGAGGCTGCTCCCGGCCAGACGCCGTGCATCTCCACGCTCGACTACCTGTGCAAGCTGCTCACCCAGGTCATCTTCACCGCGAGCGTGGAGCACGCGGCGGTGAACTTCCCGCAGCGCACCGCGATGAGCTATACGCCGGCCATTCCGCTCGCCGGCTTCGCGGCCTTCCCGGGTCCGACCACCTCGGGGGCCGAGGCGACGCAGTTGTTGGATCTGCTGCCCCCGCTCAACCAGTCCATCCTCCAGCAGGCGGTGTTGGCGGGCCTGGGCAATGTCTACTACACGGTGCTGGGCCAGTACGGGGGCCAGCTGTCCGACCCCCGGGCGCTCCTGGTGCTGGGCAAGTTCCAGCGCACGCTGCAGTCCATCGAGAAGCACATCCAGGCGGCCAACACCGTGGGGGGGCGCACGCTCTACACGACGCTCCTGCCCTCGGCCATTCCCCAGAGCATCAACATCTGA
- a CDS encoding gamma-glutamylcyclotransferase, whose amino-acid sequence MDSHYDQVMKARNQADTAASKLYFAYSTILDRAAFEEWRAQHSYEFFELPEGKLAEALDVDLVYDFPSRWWGGRVAGLKDEPGKSVYGRLFEIGGKDWPIIQHKEGAVTGMCVERIVRVRVEGQELQATAFVTSPRRAATEGPVSQRFIEALVRGAQSAGLPAEYIERLRRGE is encoded by the coding sequence ATGGACTCGCATTACGATCAGGTGATGAAGGCGCGGAACCAGGCGGATACGGCTGCGTCGAAGCTGTACTTCGCGTACTCGACGATCCTGGACCGTGCGGCGTTCGAGGAGTGGCGGGCGCAGCACAGCTACGAGTTCTTCGAGCTACCCGAGGGCAAGCTGGCCGAGGCGCTGGACGTGGACCTGGTCTACGACTTTCCCTCGAGGTGGTGGGGAGGGCGTGTGGCGGGGCTGAAGGACGAGCCGGGGAAGAGCGTGTACGGGAGGCTCTTCGAGATTGGCGGGAAGGACTGGCCGATCATCCAGCACAAGGAGGGTGCGGTGACGGGGATGTGCGTGGAGCGCATCGTCCGTGTCCGCGTGGAGGGTCAGGAACTGCAGGCGACGGCATTCGTGACGTCGCCGAGGCGGGCGGCCACCGAGGGTCCCGTGAGCCAGCGGTTCATCGAGGCGCTGGTGCGAGGCGCACAGAGCGCGGGACTGCCGGCGGAGTACATCGAGCGGCTGCGCCGGGGAGAGTAG